In Streptomyces sp. NBC_01707, a genomic segment contains:
- a CDS encoding beta-ketoacyl synthase N-terminal-like domain-containing protein — translation MVTGVGAVSPAGLGHRALWDAVREGRVTTGPVTRFDTSRHPSHRAGEIPRSALSRLDSLVPPHRSLAARCLAAAAAEAAHGAGLTRTGSRARTGVFAGTVMGTRPVLDHGITSAGLTAEGTDWAEPERLLDLVPEVVPVDGPVVLLASGCSVGGDAVACGAAAISEGEVDVAICGGAEELSQEVFAMFTTLRALAPDVARPFDGDRLGMQPAEGAAVVILESAEHCAARGGLPLAVLLAHGAAADAYHLTRPRPTGDALVEAIGTCLRDADRAPEEIDWVCAHGTGTPASDGVEARAIVSALGGPGRRRPAVSSLKGMLGHTQGAAGVLEAVVAVLALAAEHLPGNATLRRPDPACAGLDLVPPRGREAPVATVLSLAFGLGGGVSALLLGAAGGDDA, via the coding sequence GTGGTGACGGGGGTCGGCGCGGTGTCGCCGGCCGGACTCGGTCACCGGGCGCTGTGGGACGCCGTACGCGAAGGCCGGGTGACCACGGGGCCCGTCACCCGCTTCGACACCTCCCGCCACCCCTCGCACCGCGCCGGGGAGATCCCCCGGTCCGCGCTGTCACGGCTCGACTCCCTCGTGCCGCCGCACCGCTCGCTCGCCGCCCGCTGCCTGGCTGCCGCCGCGGCGGAAGCGGCACACGGCGCGGGGCTCACCCGCACCGGGAGCCGCGCCCGTACCGGCGTCTTCGCCGGGACGGTCATGGGCACCAGGCCGGTCCTGGACCACGGCATCACCTCCGCCGGACTGACGGCCGAGGGCACCGACTGGGCCGAGCCGGAACGGCTGCTCGACCTGGTGCCCGAGGTCGTACCGGTCGACGGGCCCGTGGTGTTGCTGGCCTCCGGCTGCTCCGTCGGCGGCGACGCCGTGGCATGCGGGGCCGCCGCGATCTCCGAGGGAGAGGTGGACGTCGCGATCTGCGGCGGGGCCGAGGAGCTCTCCCAGGAGGTGTTCGCCATGTTCACCACGCTGCGGGCGCTCGCCCCCGACGTCGCCCGCCCTTTCGACGGCGACCGGCTCGGCATGCAGCCCGCCGAGGGCGCCGCCGTCGTGATCCTGGAGAGCGCCGAGCACTGCGCCGCACGCGGCGGACTTCCGCTGGCCGTTCTGCTGGCACACGGTGCTGCGGCCGACGCGTACCACCTCACCCGGCCGCGGCCGACCGGCGACGCCCTCGTCGAGGCGATCGGCACCTGTCTGCGGGACGCGGACCGTGCGCCCGAGGAGATCGACTGGGTGTGCGCGCACGGCACCGGCACCCCCGCGAGCGACGGCGTCGAGGCGCGGGCGATCGTCTCCGCCCTCGGCGGACCCGGGCGGCGCAGGCCGGCCGTGTCCTCGCTCAAGGGCATGCTCGGCCACACCCAGGGCGCGGCGGGAGTACTCGAAGCAGTGGTCGCGGTGCTCGCACTGGCCGCAGAACACCTCCCGGGCAACGCCACCCTCCGCCGGCCCGACCCGGCCTGCGCCGGCCTGGACCTGGTGCCGCCGCGGGGCCGCGAAGCCCCGGTCGCCACCGTGCTCAGCCTCGCCTTCGGGCTGGGCGGCGGGGTGTCAGCGCTCCTGCTCGGCGCAGCCGGGGGCGACGATGCCTGA
- a CDS encoding 3-deoxy-7-phosphoheptulonate synthase: protein MNVAINWAGLTESHSALTEDEMRSWRLLPSRQQPAWNDDWLVTGIRRDIACLPELVDADEIHSLRSALADVAAGRRQVVQAGDCAEDPAECTPAHLGRKTGLLDALAGVMQIGSGLPVLRVGRFAGQFAKPRSGPTEVVDGVELPVFRGHLVNGPKETEEDRRPDPLRMLACHEAATTAMTYLRKQQEITRVPVWTSHEALLMDYELPQLRRGSEGDMLLTSTHWPWIGDRTRQLDGSHVRMLAAVSNPVACKVGPSMTEEELLRLCALLDPARRPGRLTLISRMGAGEAARRLPALAARVREAGHPVVWLCDPMHGNTVRATSGRKTRLLSSVTQEIVEFQAALREVGAIPGGLHLETTPDTVGECIAAASELTSCDGRSTTLCDPRLNAEQAISAAANWN from the coding sequence ATGAACGTCGCCATCAACTGGGCCGGACTCACCGAATCCCATTCCGCCCTCACCGAGGACGAGATGCGGTCCTGGCGGCTGCTGCCGTCCCGTCAGCAGCCCGCCTGGAACGACGACTGGCTCGTCACCGGCATCAGGAGGGACATCGCCTGTCTGCCGGAACTCGTGGACGCCGACGAGATCCACTCGCTGCGCTCGGCCCTGGCCGACGTCGCGGCCGGCCGCCGGCAGGTCGTCCAGGCCGGCGACTGCGCCGAGGACCCGGCCGAGTGCACGCCCGCCCACCTGGGCAGGAAGACCGGCCTGCTGGACGCTCTTGCCGGAGTGATGCAGATCGGTTCCGGACTGCCCGTGTTGCGGGTGGGCCGCTTCGCCGGCCAGTTCGCCAAGCCCCGGTCCGGCCCGACGGAGGTCGTCGACGGCGTGGAACTGCCGGTCTTCCGCGGGCATCTGGTCAACGGCCCGAAGGAGACCGAGGAGGACCGCAGGCCCGATCCGCTGCGCATGCTCGCCTGTCACGAGGCCGCGACCACCGCCATGACCTACCTGCGCAAGCAGCAGGAGATCACCAGGGTTCCGGTGTGGACCAGCCACGAGGCACTGCTCATGGACTACGAGCTGCCGCAGCTGCGCCGTGGCTCCGAGGGCGACATGCTGCTGACGTCCACACATTGGCCGTGGATCGGCGACCGCACCCGCCAGCTCGACGGTTCGCACGTCCGCATGCTGGCCGCGGTCTCCAATCCGGTCGCCTGCAAGGTCGGTCCCAGCATGACGGAGGAGGAACTCCTGCGGCTGTGCGCGCTCCTGGACCCGGCGCGCAGGCCTGGGCGGCTGACGCTCATCTCGCGGATGGGAGCCGGAGAAGCGGCCCGTCGTCTGCCCGCACTGGCTGCCCGGGTGCGAGAGGCAGGGCACCCGGTGGTCTGGCTGTGCGACCCGATGCACGGCAACACCGTACGGGCCACCAGCGGCCGCAAGACGCGGCTGCTGAGCTCCGTCACGCAGGAGATCGTCGAATTCCAGGCGGCCCTGCGTGAAGTCGGCGCGATTCCGGGCGGACTTCATCTGGAGACCACCCCGGACACGGTTGGCGAATGCATCGCCGCCGCATCGGAGCTCACCAGCTGCGACGGCCGCTCCACCACGCTGTGCGATCCCCGGTTGAACGCGGAACAAGCAATTTCCGCTGCTGCGAACTGGAATTGA
- a CDS encoding anthranilate synthase family protein has product MNSARLQSLLSPDAPPFALLHRPHSAGHDDVEILLGDVTEVPGLGDLPLPSGAPSHSAEGRHDLVVLVPYRQIAERGYAHQDDGTPLLAMKVDEQTRLSVEETLATVPDRPFELADAGFETDDAEYGTIVRKIMNEEIGRGEGANFVIKRSFVATVQGSPTDAALTVFRRLLAGEAGAYWTFLVHTGTRTLVGATPERHVALNDGTVTMTPISGTYRYPAAGPTVPGTLRFLADPKETDELYMVVDEELKMMARICEPGVRAEGPYLREMTRLAHTEYHLSGRTTLEVGEILRETMFVPTVTGSPLENACRVINRYETEGRAYYSGVLAVIGRDETGTRRMDSAVLIRSADIDARSRLRIGVGATLVRHSDPGSEVAETRAKAAAVLQALHGGVQQASAEGPALAADPEVLSSLADRNRTLARFWLEPFDEEAHRGHREVLAGRRVLLIDGEDTFTAMLAHQLHALGLRVTVRRFDEPYEPADHHLVIVGPGPGDPREQNHPKIAVLRRTVRELLAARRPFLAVCLGHQVLCAELGLDLIRKNPPNQGVRRRIDLFGRPAGLGFYNTYAALSPTDRFTAPQVPEGIDVSRDPHSGEVHALRGERLRSTQFHPESLLSEDGLRILADDLSALLPAPVRATG; this is encoded by the coding sequence ATGAATTCGGCACGTCTGCAGTCCCTGTTGAGTCCCGACGCGCCGCCGTTCGCCCTGCTCCACCGACCGCATTCTGCGGGCCACGACGACGTCGAGATCCTGCTCGGGGACGTCACGGAGGTTCCGGGTCTGGGCGACCTGCCGCTGCCCTCGGGCGCGCCGTCGCACAGCGCAGAAGGCCGCCACGATCTGGTGGTGCTGGTTCCGTACCGTCAGATAGCCGAGCGCGGTTACGCGCACCAGGACGACGGCACTCCGCTGCTCGCCATGAAGGTGGACGAGCAGACCAGGCTGAGCGTCGAGGAGACGCTGGCCACCGTCCCCGACCGGCCCTTCGAGCTGGCCGACGCCGGCTTCGAGACCGACGACGCCGAGTACGGGACCATCGTCCGCAAGATCATGAACGAGGAGATCGGGCGCGGCGAGGGCGCCAATTTCGTGATCAAACGCTCCTTCGTCGCCACGGTCCAGGGGTCGCCCACCGATGCCGCGTTGACGGTGTTCCGTCGCCTGCTGGCCGGTGAGGCCGGTGCGTACTGGACCTTCCTCGTCCACACCGGCACGCGCACCCTGGTGGGCGCCACCCCCGAGCGGCATGTCGCGCTGAACGACGGCACCGTCACCATGACCCCGATCAGCGGCACCTACCGCTACCCCGCCGCCGGCCCCACCGTCCCCGGGACGCTCCGCTTCCTCGCGGACCCCAAGGAGACCGACGAGCTGTACATGGTCGTCGACGAGGAACTGAAGATGATGGCGCGCATCTGCGAACCCGGGGTCCGGGCGGAGGGGCCGTACCTGCGGGAGATGACGCGACTGGCCCACACCGAGTACCACCTCAGCGGGCGCACCACCCTGGAGGTGGGCGAGATCCTGCGCGAGACGATGTTCGTGCCCACCGTCACGGGCAGCCCGCTGGAGAACGCCTGTCGGGTCATCAACCGGTACGAGACCGAGGGCCGCGCCTACTACAGCGGGGTGCTCGCCGTGATCGGCCGGGACGAGACCGGCACCAGGCGGATGGATTCCGCGGTACTCATCCGCAGCGCCGACATCGACGCGCGCTCCCGCCTGCGGATCGGCGTGGGCGCGACACTGGTGCGCCACTCCGACCCCGGCTCCGAGGTCGCCGAGACCCGCGCAAAGGCGGCGGCGGTGCTCCAGGCCTTGCACGGTGGCGTCCAGCAGGCATCGGCGGAAGGCCCCGCGCTCGCGGCGGACCCCGAAGTCCTCAGCTCACTGGCGGACCGCAACCGGACCCTCGCCCGGTTCTGGCTGGAACCGTTCGACGAGGAGGCGCACCGCGGCCACCGGGAGGTGCTGGCCGGACGGCGAGTGCTGCTGATCGACGGCGAGGACACCTTCACCGCGATGCTCGCCCACCAACTCCACGCCCTGGGCCTGCGCGTCACCGTCCGGCGCTTCGACGAGCCGTACGAACCGGCCGACCACCACCTCGTGATCGTGGGCCCCGGTCCCGGCGACCCGCGCGAGCAGAACCACCCGAAGATCGCCGTCCTGCGCCGCACCGTCCGCGAACTCCTGGCCGCACGGCGGCCGTTCCTGGCGGTCTGCCTCGGACACCAGGTGCTCTGCGCGGAACTCGGGCTCGATCTGATCCGCAAGAACCCGCCCAACCAGGGCGTCCGGCGCCGGATCGACCTGTTCGGCCGCCCGGCCGGGCTCGGCTTCTACAACACCTACGCGGCCCTCTCCCCCACCGATCGCTTCACCGCCCCCCAGGTCCCCGAGGGCATCGATGTCAGCCGGGACCCGCACAGCGGCGAGGTCCACGCGCTGCGCGGCGAACGGCTGCGATCGACGCAGTTCCACCCGGAGTCGCTCCTGTCCGAGGACGGACTGCGCATCCTCGCCGACGACCTGTCGGCGCTGCTGCCCGCCCCCGTCCGCGCGACGGGCTGA
- a CDS encoding MFS transporter, whose protein sequence is MPLTHRRPATDEPGGRGLVLALGLSAMIVSMMQTLVVPILTVVQKDLSLSSSSTSWLATSTLLSAAVFTPLLGRLGDMRGKRPVLLCVLGVTVVGSALAATTSSLPLLLVARAMQGASTAIFPLALSVLRDELPARRLAGAMGLVSGTLAFGSGLALVGAGLLTQGPHPDYHRVFWLATVLSLVALITVAIAVPPSPSSTGGRTDWLGVTTLAGALVLLLLPISQGGTWGWTSARSLGLLGGAAVLTALWVLVERRVRQPLVDMRMFVLRPVVFTNLAGVLLGFGMFTQFIGISYLVQTPHRIAGYGFSASVLDAAVVYLLPGTVASLIAAQFGGVLVRRIGARVTLAAGAGSGVLGFGWLAVSHGGPGGVVAAGLLTGIAVSFGFATLPAFIVAGVPVHQSGIANGINSIARSLGSSLGSAVITALLSARLLTGLPPGTPAVPAEGQYTLSFALGAAAFALVALIALTGLRIEAVPHQKVVRPAAAGDRVA, encoded by the coding sequence ATGCCACTCACCCACAGGCGCCCGGCCACGGACGAGCCCGGCGGCCGCGGTCTCGTCCTCGCGCTGGGCCTCTCGGCCATGATCGTGTCGATGATGCAGACCCTGGTCGTCCCGATCCTGACGGTGGTCCAGAAAGACCTGTCGCTGTCCTCCTCGAGTACGAGCTGGCTGGCCACCTCGACACTGTTGTCCGCCGCTGTGTTCACCCCGCTGCTCGGTCGCCTGGGCGACATGCGCGGGAAGCGACCCGTACTCCTGTGCGTGCTGGGGGTGACCGTCGTCGGATCCGCGCTGGCGGCCACCACCAGTTCGCTGCCGCTGCTGCTCGTCGCCCGCGCGATGCAGGGAGCTTCGACGGCGATCTTCCCGCTCGCGCTGTCGGTACTGCGCGACGAGCTGCCCGCACGGCGGCTGGCGGGGGCGATGGGGCTCGTCAGCGGGACGCTGGCGTTCGGCAGCGGTCTCGCCCTGGTCGGCGCGGGGCTGCTCACCCAGGGACCGCACCCGGACTACCACCGGGTGTTCTGGCTGGCGACCGTACTGTCCCTGGTCGCACTGATCACCGTGGCGATCGCCGTCCCGCCGTCGCCCTCCTCCACCGGCGGCCGTACGGACTGGCTGGGAGTGACGACACTCGCCGGCGCGCTGGTCCTGCTCCTGCTGCCCATCTCGCAAGGCGGTACATGGGGTTGGACCTCGGCGCGCTCCTTGGGGCTGCTGGGGGGCGCGGCGGTGCTGACCGCCTTGTGGGTCCTCGTCGAACGCCGGGTACGCCAACCTCTGGTGGACATGCGCATGTTCGTCCTGCGGCCGGTGGTCTTCACCAACCTCGCCGGGGTGCTGCTGGGGTTCGGCATGTTCACCCAGTTCATCGGCATCTCGTACCTGGTGCAGACGCCCCACCGGATCGCGGGGTACGGCTTCTCGGCCTCGGTGCTGGACGCCGCCGTGGTCTATCTGCTGCCCGGCACCGTCGCGTCGTTGATCGCCGCGCAGTTCGGCGGTGTGCTGGTCCGGCGGATCGGCGCCCGCGTCACCCTGGCCGCCGGAGCCGGGTCGGGCGTCCTGGGCTTCGGCTGGCTGGCCGTCAGCCACGGCGGTCCCGGGGGCGTCGTGGCAGCGGGGCTGCTCACCGGCATCGCGGTCAGCTTCGGCTTCGCGACCCTGCCCGCGTTCATCGTGGCGGGCGTTCCCGTCCATCAGAGCGGCATCGCGAACGGCATCAACTCGATCGCCCGGTCCCTGGGCAGTTCGCTGGGCAGCGCCGTGATCACCGCGCTGCTGAGCGCCCGCCTGCTGACCGGACTTCCCCCCGGTACGCCCGCGGTGCCCGCCGAGGGCCAGTACACGCTCTCCTTCGCTCTCGGCGCCGCCGCCTTCGCACTGGTCGCCCTCATCGCTCTCACCGGTCTGCGGATCGAGGCCGTCCCGCACCAGAAGGTCGTACGACCCGCAGCGGCGGGCGACCGGGTGGCGTGA